From a single Lolium rigidum isolate FL_2022 chromosome 7, APGP_CSIRO_Lrig_0.1, whole genome shotgun sequence genomic region:
- the LOC124674597 gene encoding 60S ribosomal protein L27a-3-like — protein MTTRFKKNRKKRGHVSAGHGRVGKHRKHPGGRGNAGGMHHHRILFDKYHPGYFGKVGMRYFHKLSNRFYCPSVNVERLWSMVPAEKVAEAGADKAPVLDVSQFGYFKVLGKGLLPDKPIVVKAKLISKIAEKKIKAAGGAVVLVA, from the coding sequence ATGACGACGCGCTTCAAGAAGAACCGCAAGAAGCGCGGCCACGTGTCGGCCGGGCACGGGCGTGTGGGCAAGCACCGCAAGCATCCTGGAGGTCGCGGTAACGCCGGAGGCATGCACCACCACCGCATCCTCTTCGACAAGTACCATCCCGGCTACTTCGGCAAGGTCGGTATGCGCTACTTCCACAAGCTCAGCAACAGGTTCTACTGCCCCTCGGTCAACGTCGAGAGGCTCTGGTCGATGGTGCCCGCCGAGAAGGTGGCCGAGGCGGGTGCCGACAAGGCCCCCGTGCTCGACGTCTCCCAGTTCGGCTACTTCAAGGTGCTCGGCAAGGGCCTGCTCCCCGACAAGCCCATCGTCGTCAAGGCCAAGCTCATCTCCAAGATCGCCGagaagaagatcaaggccgccgGCGGCGCTGTCGTGCTCGTTGCTTAG